The region CCAGTAGGGATGTGTGCGATCGCTTCATCATCCCCGACAAGCTCTATGGACGAGAAACCGAAGCAGAAACTTTACTGCAAGCATTTGAGCGAGTCGCTAACCCCCCTGAAGCCCCCCTTGCTAAGGGGGGAAATAAGGGGGTAGAAATGATGCTGGTAGCAGGTTTTTCGGGTATTGGGAAAACAGCCGTTGTCAACGAAGTTCATAAACCAATTGTTCGGCAACGCGGTTATTTTATCAAAGGAAAATTTGACCAATTTCAACGCAATATTCCCTTCTCTGCTTTTGTACAAGCATTTCGGAATTTAATGGGACAATTGTTAACCGAAAGCGATCCACAGATTCAGCACTGGAAAAATCAAATATTAGAAACTGTCGGAGACAACGGTCAGGTAATTATTGAAGTCATTCCCGAATTAGAAAAAATCATTGGGGAACAACCACCAGCAGTAGAATTATCAGGAACAGCAGCCCAAAATCGCTTTAATTTATTATTTCAAAACTTTACCCAAGTTTTTACCAGTGCCGACCATCCATTAGTGATGTTTTTAGATGATTTACAATGGGCTGATTCAGCATCATTAAAGTTGATGCAATTATTAGTGAATGATACAGGTCATCTTTTCATCATTGGTGCTTATCGGGATAACGAAGTCAATCCAGCACATCCATTGATGTTGACTTTGAGTGAGATTGAAAAAACCCTCTTCACGATTAATACAATTACTTTAGCACCGCTCGATCGAGTTACCGTCAATCAATTAGTTGCTGAAACGCTCAAATGTCCGGAAAGTTCGGCCTGGTCTCTTTCTCAACTCATCTATCAAAAAACTCAAGGAAATCCATTTTTCGCCACCCAGTTTCTCAAAGCATTGCATCAAGATGGATTAATTCAATTTAACTTTGAGTTAGGTTGTTGGCAATGCGATCTCGCCCAAGTTACAACACAAGCGGCTACAGATGATGTTGTGACTTTTATGGCATTACAATTACAAAAATTACCGTCCTCAACCCAACAGGTTTTGCAACTAGCTGCTTGTATTGGTAACTCTTTTGATTTAACAACTTTGGCGATTGTTTCAGAAAAATCAGAAGTAGAAACAGCAGCTTGTTTATGGAAAGCGTTACAAGAAGGGTTAATTTTGCCCCAAAGTGAAGTTTATAAGTTTTATGTTGGGGAAGTTAATCAAGCAGTTTCTCAAGAACGTTCGCAGGTTGTTGGCTATAAGTTCCTTCACGATCGCGTTCAACAAGCTGCTTATTCTTTAATTCCCGAATCTCATAAAAAAGCAGTACATCTCCAAATTGGCCAGTTGCTGCTACGCAATACATCGCCGGAAGTTCTTGAAGTCAAGATTTTTGATATTGTCAATCAGTTAAATCAGGGAATTGGCATTATTACTCAGCAATCCGCAAAAGATGAAATTGCTCAAATCAATCTCATGGCGGGGAGAAAAGCCAAAGCTGCTACAGCTTATAAAGCAGCCGTAAAATACTTGACGTCAGGCTTAGAATTGCTGCTGGAAAATAGCTGGGAAACCCATTATTCACTCACCTTTGGATTATATCGAGAACGTGCCGAATGTGAATATTTGACAGGCAACTTAACTGAGGCAGAAAAACTGTTTGATTTTGCATTAAATCGTACTCAAAATAAATTCGATTTAGCCGATATTTATGCAATTCAAATGTACCTGAAAATGACTCAAGGTGAGAATCTCCAAGCAGGCTGTGAAGCAGGACTGCAAGGGTTGAGAATTATGGGGATGCCACTACCTCTCACCGTTGAAGAACAGCAAGAAGCTATTAAAACTGAACTCGAAAAGTTGAAAACTCAACTGGCAATAGTTCGTCCAGCCGACTTATTTAATCTACCAGAAATGACAGACCCCGTAAAAAAAATCTGTATGAGTCTTTTAGTAGACCTTTGGGCTGTTACCTATATGGCGGGTCGTCAATATCTAGCTATTTTGAGTCCTATATTAATGCTCAATTTATCATTGAAATATGGCAATGCCGAAAGCTCTGGTTTTGCTTACTGTCTCTATGGAATGAATTTAGCAAATGAAGGAGATTATCAAACCGCTTATGAGTTCGGATTACTAGCCCTAAAACTCGATCGCCATTTTAATAGCACTAAGTTTATTTATAAAACAAATAATATCTTTGCACACACGATAAATCCCTATAATCAGCACTTAAAAACCAATTTACCCATTTCTCAGAAAGCGTATCAAATCAGTCAAGAAGCGGGAGATGTCGTGTTTGGTGTTTGGGCTGTTTCGTTCTTGATTTGGGCAATGTTAATTAAAGGCGATCGCCTATCCGATGTCTATGCAGAAACAGAGAAATATCTCAGTTATGTCCAGCAGGTCAATGATGTTAATATGCTCTATGCGTTTACCTTACAACGACAATTTTTACTAAGCCTGCAAGACCTAATTCAAGATACTGACTTATTGGATGAACGGAATAATGATACTCTTTATATCAATGTTTGGCGACAAAAGCAGAACTTTGAACATGGGATTAATTGGTACTGCTTTCTAAAGCTACAACTTTCCTACTTTTATGGTCGCTACACTGATGCTGTAATGGCGGCAGAAGAAGCCCAAAAAACACTGCCAGCTAATGCAGGTTTTTTTCCCATTATTCAATACCATTTCTATTATCCACTCAGTTTAGCAGCACTCTATCAATCTGCTACATTAGAGGAGAAAAAGCAGTATTGGGATACTATACAACAGCACTACCAAATTATTCAAAGATGGGCGCATTTTTGCCCAGCAAACTTTCAACATCGATACCTGTTGCTATCTGCTGAAATGGCAAACATATCTGGTCAATATATGCCAGCAATGGAATATTACGATCGCGCCATTGAGCTTGCCAAAGAAAACGGTTATATCCAAGAAGAAGCATTAGCCAACGAACTAGCCGCTAAATTTTATCTCAACTGGGGCAGAAAACGCATAGCTGCGGAATATATCACCGAAGCCTACTACGGCTATGCTCGCTGGGATGCCAAAGCCAAAGTCGCCGATTTAGAAAAACGCTATCCCCAATTACTTGCCCCCATATTACAACAAACCCGTTCTCCCCTTTCCACTGACGAAACCATCTTCGCATTAGGAACTGTCACATCCATCAGTTCGGCTACTTCTAGTACCCGTGTCTCAGACACCCTAGATTTAAAAGCGATTTTGAAAGCTTCCCAAGCTATCTCCAGCGAAATCGAACTCGAAAAATTACTTTCATCGTTGCTTAGAATCGTCATCGAAAATGCAGGGGCTGATAAATGCGTGTTAATGCTGTTGCGAGATAATTCGCTACGCGACACCAAAGGTGAACGCTTGTTCGTTAAAGGGTCAATTACATTGGGAACGGAACCAAACGTATTGCAGCGTCTTCCGGTTGAGGACAGCCAAGACATTCCCCACAAGCTGATTTACCAAGTCAAGCACAACCCGCAAACTGTTGTGTTGCTTGATGCGACAGCCGATGGAAGCTTAGCCAACGATCCGTATATCATGCGTCAGCAGCCCAAGAGTATTTTGTGCAGCCCGATTTTGTATCAAGGGAAATTGATAGGCATTTTATATCTAGAAAATAATTTAACGAAGGGAGCATTTACGAGCGATCGCGTCGAACTCCTCAACCTCATCTGCACCCAAGCTGCCATTTCCCTAGAAAATGCCCAACTTTATCAACGTTCCCAAGAATATGCCCAAGAATTAAAGCGTTCTCTCAATGACTTCAAATTTGCTCAATCCCGCTTCCATAATTTAGTAGATAACGTTCCTGGGGTGGTGTATCAATTCGTGATGACGACCGATGGTTCGGTATCAATGCCGTACATGAGTAGTGACTGTTATGAACTATATCAAATCAGTGCCGAGGAAGCGATCGCCAATGTACAGCTCCTATTAGATATGACACATCCAGAAGATGCTGAATCTCATCGTCAGTCAATTGCAGATTCAGTTCAAACCTTAACTCCCTGGCGATGGGAGGGGCGAATTGTTACACCATCTGGAATTATTAAATGGATTCACGGTGAAGCGCGAATAGAAAAACTTGCTGATGGAACGTTAGTGTGGGATGGCTTGTTAC is a window of Kamptonema formosum PCC 6407 DNA encoding:
- a CDS encoding trifunctional serine/threonine-protein kinase/ATP-binding protein/sensor histidine kinase, encoding SRDVCDRFIIPDKLYGRETEAETLLQAFERVANPPEAPLAKGGNKGVEMMLVAGFSGIGKTAVVNEVHKPIVRQRGYFIKGKFDQFQRNIPFSAFVQAFRNLMGQLLTESDPQIQHWKNQILETVGDNGQVIIEVIPELEKIIGEQPPAVELSGTAAQNRFNLLFQNFTQVFTSADHPLVMFLDDLQWADSASLKLMQLLVNDTGHLFIIGAYRDNEVNPAHPLMLTLSEIEKTLFTINTITLAPLDRVTVNQLVAETLKCPESSAWSLSQLIYQKTQGNPFFATQFLKALHQDGLIQFNFELGCWQCDLAQVTTQAATDDVVTFMALQLQKLPSSTQQVLQLAACIGNSFDLTTLAIVSEKSEVETAACLWKALQEGLILPQSEVYKFYVGEVNQAVSQERSQVVGYKFLHDRVQQAAYSLIPESHKKAVHLQIGQLLLRNTSPEVLEVKIFDIVNQLNQGIGIITQQSAKDEIAQINLMAGRKAKAATAYKAAVKYLTSGLELLLENSWETHYSLTFGLYRERAECEYLTGNLTEAEKLFDFALNRTQNKFDLADIYAIQMYLKMTQGENLQAGCEAGLQGLRIMGMPLPLTVEEQQEAIKTELEKLKTQLAIVRPADLFNLPEMTDPVKKICMSLLVDLWAVTYMAGRQYLAILSPILMLNLSLKYGNAESSGFAYCLYGMNLANEGDYQTAYEFGLLALKLDRHFNSTKFIYKTNNIFAHTINPYNQHLKTNLPISQKAYQISQEAGDVVFGVWAVSFLIWAMLIKGDRLSDVYAETEKYLSYVQQVNDVNMLYAFTLQRQFLLSLQDLIQDTDLLDERNNDTLYINVWRQKQNFEHGINWYCFLKLQLSYFYGRYTDAVMAAEEAQKTLPANAGFFPIIQYHFYYPLSLAALYQSATLEEKKQYWDTIQQHYQIIQRWAHFCPANFQHRYLLLSAEMANISGQYMPAMEYYDRAIELAKENGYIQEEALANELAAKFYLNWGRKRIAAEYITEAYYGYARWDAKAKVADLEKRYPQLLAPILQQTRSPLSTDETIFALGTVTSISSATSSTRVSDTLDLKAILKASQAISSEIELEKLLSSLLRIVIENAGADKCVLMLLRDNSLRDTKGERLFVKGSITLGTEPNVLQRLPVEDSQDIPHKLIYQVKHNPQTVVLLDATADGSLANDPYIMRQQPKSILCSPILYQGKLIGILYLENNLTKGAFTSDRVELLNLICTQAAISLENAQLYQRSQEYAQELKRSLNDFKFAQSRFHNLVDNVPGVVYQFVMTTDGSVSMPYMSSDCYELYQISAEEAIANVQLLLDMTHPEDAESHRQSIADSVQTLTPWRWEGRIVTPSGIIKWIHGEARIEKLADGTLVWDGLLLDISDRKQAELDLQQAQLQIIQGEKMSALGNLVAGVAHEINNPVGFLGGNIQPALDYINDLFGLIDIVQEKHPQLHPEVQEEIEAIDLEYIREDLPKLVGSMREGVKRIADISTSLRTFSRADTNHPVACNIHDGIDSTIMILKHRLKANENRPEIKVVKEYGNLPQIECYAGQLNQVFMNLLSNAIDAVEDSNQGCKFAEIANEITVKTELSEDKKQAIIRIKDNGSGMSAQVQSKIFDHLFTTKEVGKGTGLGLAIARQIVVEKHQGTIEVESTIGCGTEFCIRLPVSPYTDD